Proteins from a genomic interval of Lysobacter arenosi:
- a CDS encoding DUF6527 family protein, producing the protein MSTIRPELVEFIPQSLATGVLYISERYRTASHLCACGCGEKVVTPLSPSNWRLVRQGDRVSLYPSIGNWNYACRSHYWIKNNKIVWSGQMAAARIAQVQERDRLDKAREIEQRNRAKLTGKNAAKPLSLWTHLGAVIKRLLD; encoded by the coding sequence ATGAGCACCATCCGTCCCGAGCTAGTCGAATTCATACCCCAATCGCTGGCCACCGGCGTGCTCTACATAAGCGAGCGATATCGAACGGCCTCGCACCTCTGCGCGTGCGGATGCGGAGAGAAGGTTGTGACGCCCCTATCGCCGTCCAATTGGCGCCTAGTTCGCCAAGGCGATCGCGTGAGTTTGTATCCATCTATCGGCAACTGGAACTATGCTTGCCGCTCGCATTACTGGATCAAAAACAACAAGATTGTCTGGTCAGGTCAAATGGCTGCAGCAAGAATTGCTCAGGTGCAGGAACGCGACCGCCTAGATAAGGCACGCGAGATAGAACAGCGCAATCGTGCCAAGCTAACTGGCAAGAACGCCGCCAAACCACTATCACTGTGGACGCACCTGGGAGCTGTCATTAAGCGCCTTCTGGACTAG
- a CDS encoding barstar family protein encodes MSATDLRSILADPEHSGAYFIDVRDTESMAQAGEALDYAVLRVDLAGCNDKADLMQRFAAAGQFPDWFGGNWDALADALADLSWRPASGYLLLVEHADGWRAAHGECFDTLLDILNETAFRWAGNHTAFWALLPFPAELLAALED; translated from the coding sequence ATGAGTGCAACCGACCTGCGCTCGATCCTCGCCGATCCGGAACACAGCGGCGCCTATTTCATCGATGTGCGCGATACCGAGTCGATGGCGCAGGCCGGCGAAGCGCTGGATTACGCGGTGCTGCGCGTGGACCTGGCCGGCTGCAACGACAAAGCCGACCTGATGCAGCGCTTTGCCGCCGCGGGACAGTTCCCGGACTGGTTTGGCGGCAACTGGGATGCCCTGGCCGATGCCCTGGCCGACCTGTCGTGGCGGCCGGCCTCGGGTTATCTGTTACTCGTTGAACACGCCGATGGCTGGCGTGCCGCGCATGGCGAGTGTTTCGACACGCTGCTCGACATCCTCAACGAGACCGCCTTCCGCTGGGCCGGCAACCACACCGCGTTCTGGGCGTTGCTGCCGTTTCCCGCCGAGCTGCTGGCTGCGCTTGAAGACTAG
- a CDS encoding HAD family hydrolase translates to MNLALFDFDGTITTREMFADFMGHAVAPRRLAIGRIVLAPMLVGYKLGMVSANRVRSRVVDYGFRGADLAHVQAAGERFAREVLPAVLRPKALERIAWHKAQGDKIVVVSGAFDLYLSHWCAQHGLELLCSSLESSDGVMTGRYDGEQCAGEEKARRVRERYDLAGFPVIYAYGDTHEDLDLLELADRRYYRWREVA, encoded by the coding sequence GTGAACCTTGCCCTGTTCGATTTCGACGGCACCATCACCACCCGCGAGATGTTCGCCGACTTCATGGGCCACGCCGTCGCGCCCAGGCGACTGGCCATCGGCAGGATCGTGCTGGCGCCGATGCTGGTCGGCTACAAGCTCGGCATGGTCAGCGCCAACCGCGTGCGCTCGCGCGTGGTCGATTACGGATTCCGCGGCGCCGACCTGGCCCACGTCCAGGCGGCGGGCGAGCGCTTCGCGCGCGAAGTACTGCCGGCGGTGCTGCGGCCGAAGGCTCTGGAACGCATCGCCTGGCACAAGGCGCAGGGCGACAAGATCGTGGTCGTCTCCGGCGCATTCGACCTGTACCTGTCGCACTGGTGCGCGCAGCACGGCCTGGAGCTTCTGTGCTCATCGCTGGAATCCAGCGATGGCGTGATGACCGGGCGCTACGACGGCGAGCAGTGCGCGGGCGAGGAGAAGGCGCGGCGCGTGCGCGAGCGTTATGACCTTGCTGGCTTCCCGGTCATCTATGCCTACGGTGACACGCATGAAGACCTGGATCTGCTGGAACTCGCAGATCGCAGGTATTACCGGTGGCGCGAAGTCGCGTGA
- a CDS encoding APC family permease, which yields MTETASTAPETSQRGEAALVRSLGSFQLGASIINIIVGAGIFMLPALLAARMGKVAPLAFVAGAVAIIPIALCFAAVGSRASATGGPYTYVTACFGPFAGFLTGALMWICNVASSAGVAAALSSQVAQAFPQFSHASPRALLIAAVYSALFALNAFGVKLGARMIVVLAALKLTPLFLLASLGLFFIDWQHVSFDWTAVPSWPALGSSLVLVVFAYAGMETALVPSGEVRDPAKHVPRATMSAIVIVVLLYIGIQAVCEGVLGADLPGSDAPIADAAHALWNPGRTLLLVTACVSMLGFLMGNLFSSSRLLFALGRDGFLPRPFGLVDLRHRVPMLGLFAHAGVAIVLAVAGSFETLALISGGAICLVFAAVAVAAWRAQQIDLRGQGEPLVLAGGPLVPALAVLTMAAILATLSENEWLAIALSLTALVMVYAVLAAMRGRGARKSAI from the coding sequence ATGACGGAAACCGCCAGCACCGCCCCCGAGACGTCGCAAAGGGGCGAGGCCGCGTTGGTGCGCTCGCTCGGATCCTTCCAGCTGGGCGCTTCGATCATCAACATCATCGTCGGCGCCGGCATCTTCATGCTGCCGGCGCTGCTGGCCGCGCGGATGGGCAAGGTCGCGCCGCTGGCCTTCGTCGCCGGTGCGGTGGCGATCATCCCGATCGCGCTGTGCTTCGCCGCCGTCGGCAGTCGCGCTTCGGCGACCGGTGGGCCCTACACCTATGTCACTGCGTGCTTCGGTCCGTTCGCGGGCTTCCTTACCGGCGCGCTGATGTGGATCTGCAATGTCGCCTCCAGCGCCGGCGTCGCCGCGGCGCTGAGCAGCCAGGTCGCGCAGGCGTTTCCGCAGTTCTCGCACGCTTCGCCGCGCGCGCTGCTGATCGCCGCGGTGTACAGCGCGCTGTTCGCGCTCAATGCGTTCGGCGTCAAGCTCGGCGCGCGCATGATCGTGGTGCTGGCGGCGTTGAAGCTGACGCCCCTGTTCCTGCTCGCCTCCCTCGGCCTGTTCTTCATCGACTGGCAGCACGTGAGCTTCGACTGGACCGCCGTGCCTTCGTGGCCGGCGCTGGGTTCCTCGCTGGTGCTGGTGGTGTTCGCCTATGCCGGCATGGAAACCGCGCTGGTGCCGTCGGGCGAAGTGCGCGACCCGGCCAAGCACGTGCCGCGGGCGACCATGAGCGCGATCGTGATCGTGGTCCTGCTCTACATCGGCATCCAGGCCGTGTGCGAGGGCGTGCTCGGCGCCGACCTGCCCGGCAGCGACGCGCCCATCGCCGACGCAGCCCACGCGCTGTGGAACCCCGGCCGTACCCTGCTGCTGGTCACCGCCTGCGTGTCGATGCTCGGCTTCCTGATGGGCAACCTGTTCTCGTCGTCGCGGCTGCTGTTCGCGCTCGGTCGCGACGGCTTCCTGCCGCGGCCGTTCGGCCTGGTCGACTTGCGCCATCGCGTGCCGATGCTGGGCCTGTTCGCCCATGCCGGTGTCGCCATCGTGCTGGCCGTGGCTGGCAGCTTCGAGACGCTGGCGCTGATTTCCGGTGGGGCGATCTGCCTGGTGTTCGCCGCGGTGGCGGTAGCGGCCTGGCGGGCGCAGCAGATCGATCTGCGCGGTCAGGGCGAGCCGCTGGTGCTGGCCGGTGGCCCGCTGGTGCCCGCCCTGGCGGTGCTGACGATGGCCGCGATCCTGGCCACGCTCAGCGAGAACGAATGGTTGGCCATCGCTCTGTCGCTGACGGCGCTGGTGATGGTCTATGCCGTGCTCGCGGCGATGCGCGGCCGCGGTGCGCGCAAGTCGGCGATCTGA
- a CDS encoding I78 family peptidase inhibitor encodes MFRTLSLAVIALTLAGCASAPPAAGGAVPPSGICNVEAARWAIGQGVNDDIVNRILRDTSSRDARVLRPGQPATMDYREDRINVDVNDRGAITGLRCG; translated from the coding sequence ATGTTCCGTACTCTTTCACTCGCGGTGATCGCATTGACGCTTGCCGGTTGCGCGTCGGCACCCCCGGCTGCCGGTGGCGCCGTGCCGCCGTCGGGCATCTGCAATGTCGAGGCCGCACGCTGGGCGATCGGCCAGGGCGTCAACGACGACATCGTCAACCGCATCCTGCGCGACACCAGCAGCCGCGACGCGCGCGTGCTGCGCCCGGGCCAGCCGGCGACCATGGACTACCGCGAAGACCGCATCAACGTCGACGTCAACGACCGCGGCGCGATCACCGGCCTGCGTTGCGGCTGA
- a CDS encoding ThiF family adenylyltransferase has translation MSSNPVDPNTALDRLRDEGFEVEIRDQHLLVHSIPYVTAQKVVRYATLACLYLRQDDQVVRPNSGHGDNHQVWWTGEYPCYPNGTVLDLGIDPQQRDLLPGFPVRHQFSNKPFGADGFPEHYSKVTHYIRLIQNQAKAIDKDVDARTGRVVATQEGESVFHYPDTASARAEILAISAKLTGRIAIVGLGGTGSYILDQIAKTPVGEIHLFDGDIFGSHNAFRALGAASLDDVNAKEPKTEYFVRKYELMRRGIVSHAYFLDTHNVVELTGFDFVFLCVDKGDARAMLVKHLVESGIPFIDAGMNLKLVAATNSLIGTCRATLVTKAKSDHVSDYIPMDPDDEDVLYQENIQVADMNAINALLAVMKWKQHQGFYGDDFKPYNLSFGVNLMSLNRGPRLQVEEE, from the coding sequence AGAGATCCGCGACCAGCACCTGCTCGTTCACTCGATCCCTTACGTGACGGCCCAGAAAGTCGTGCGATACGCGACACTTGCCTGTCTGTATTTGAGACAAGACGACCAGGTGGTGCGCCCAAACAGCGGGCATGGCGATAACCACCAGGTCTGGTGGACGGGTGAGTATCCCTGCTACCCAAACGGCACGGTGCTGGACCTTGGCATCGATCCACAACAACGCGACTTGCTGCCCGGCTTCCCCGTCCGTCATCAGTTCTCAAACAAGCCGTTTGGTGCGGACGGGTTCCCCGAACACTACTCAAAGGTTACGCACTACATCCGCTTGATCCAGAACCAGGCGAAGGCCATCGACAAGGATGTCGATGCGCGAACCGGTCGTGTAGTTGCGACGCAGGAAGGCGAGTCAGTTTTCCATTATCCCGACACTGCGTCTGCGCGAGCAGAAATCTTGGCGATCTCGGCAAAGTTGACGGGACGCATTGCGATAGTTGGACTGGGTGGAACTGGTTCCTACATACTCGATCAGATCGCCAAAACACCAGTCGGCGAGATCCACCTCTTCGATGGGGACATATTCGGCAGCCACAACGCGTTCCGCGCACTTGGGGCCGCTTCGCTCGACGATGTCAATGCGAAGGAGCCGAAGACCGAATACTTCGTCCGCAAATACGAGCTAATGCGACGCGGAATTGTCAGCCACGCCTACTTCCTAGACACGCACAACGTCGTGGAGTTGACTGGTTTCGATTTTGTGTTTCTGTGTGTGGACAAGGGCGATGCGCGAGCGATGCTCGTCAAGCACTTGGTCGAGAGCGGAATCCCTTTCATCGATGCTGGAATGAACCTGAAGCTCGTCGCCGCGACCAACTCCCTGATCGGAACGTGTCGCGCGACATTGGTCACTAAGGCGAAGTCCGATCATGTCAGCGACTACATCCCGATGGACCCAGATGACGAGGATGTTCTCTATCAAGAGAACATCCAAGTCGCAGACATGAACGCGATCAATGCGCTGCTCGCGGTCATGAAGTGGAAACAGCACCAGGGCTTCTACGGGGACGATTTCAAGCCGTACAACCTTTCGTTCGGGGTGAACTTGATGTCCCTCAATCGTGGCCCCCGGCTGCAGGTCGAAGAAGAATGA
- a CDS encoding DUF938 domain-containing protein, with translation MTERPYAPACDRNRDPILEVLRRHFADRRDVLEVGSGTGQHAVYFAAAMPWLRWQCSDQADALPGIRMWLDEAALGNTPAPVELDVSTGPWPCAGGDGRFDAVFSANTLHIMGWPQVQAFFAGLGQVIAPGAVVVVYGPFNYDGQYSSDSNREFDGWLKARDPRSGIRDAADVDALAAALGLRLVEDVAMPANNRCLVWRRDADVALTPRR, from the coding sequence ATGACCGAGCGCCCCTACGCCCCCGCCTGCGATCGCAACCGTGATCCCATTCTCGAAGTCCTGCGCCGGCACTTCGCCGATCGCCGCGACGTGCTCGAAGTGGGCAGCGGCACCGGCCAGCATGCGGTGTACTTCGCCGCGGCGATGCCCTGGCTGCGTTGGCAGTGCAGCGACCAGGCCGATGCCTTGCCGGGCATCCGCATGTGGCTCGATGAGGCGGCGCTGGGCAACACGCCCGCTCCGGTCGAACTGGACGTGTCGACAGGACCGTGGCCTTGCGCCGGCGGCGATGGCCGCTTCGATGCGGTATTCAGCGCCAACACGCTGCACATCATGGGCTGGCCCCAAGTGCAGGCGTTCTTCGCCGGTCTCGGACAGGTGATTGCGCCGGGCGCGGTGGTCGTCGTGTACGGACCGTTCAACTACGACGGCCAGTACAGCAGCGACAGCAACCGCGAGTTCGATGGCTGGCTGAAGGCGCGTGATCCGCGTTCGGGCATCCGCGACGCGGCTGACGTCGATGCGCTCGCCGCCGCCCTCGGCCTGCGCCTGGTCGAGGACGTGGCGATGCCCGCCAACAACCGTTGCCTGGTGTGGCGCCGCGATGCCGACGTGGCGTTGACGCCGCGGCGCTAG
- a CDS encoding ribonuclease domain-containing protein, producing the protein MRRRHLGLLAAIVLIGLWLWTKRSDNGDLHPPVATPAGQVAVPAPPPVPATTAQYPDFLPREAHDVLARIAQGGPYAHRQDGGVFQNREKRLPAQPRGYYREYTVETPGSDDRGARRIITGGDPPVEYWYTQDHYRSFRRFELPSSEARQ; encoded by the coding sequence ATGCGCCGTCGCCACCTCGGCCTGCTGGCCGCGATCGTCCTCATTGGCCTGTGGCTGTGGACGAAGCGCTCCGACAACGGCGACCTGCACCCGCCGGTGGCGACACCGGCCGGCCAGGTGGCTGTGCCGGCGCCGCCGCCGGTGCCAGCAACAACGGCGCAGTACCCTGACTTCCTGCCACGCGAAGCGCATGACGTCCTCGCCCGCATCGCGCAGGGCGGTCCGTACGCCCACCGCCAGGACGGCGGCGTGTTCCAGAACCGCGAGAAGCGCCTGCCGGCGCAACCACGCGGCTATTACCGCGAGTACACGGTGGAGACGCCGGGTTCGGACGACCGCGGCGCGCGCCGCATCATCACCGGCGGGGATCCGCCGGTGGAGTACTGGTACACGCAGGACCATTACCGCAGCTTCCGCCGCTTCGAGCTGCCGTCGTCGGAGGCACGTCAATGA